The Candidatus Omnitrophota bacterium nucleotide sequence ATCTTAAAAACCGGCTAATAATACTTTACAAAACCGGCCTGCTGTGATATTATATTGTCACATTAGGAGGTAACAAATTAATGACGATCACCACAGAAGCAAAAAAGAGCCTGATAAACAGTTTCAAGAAAAATGACAAAGACACAGGCTCGGCTCCGGTCCAGATAGCCATCCTCACGGAGAGGATCAACATGCTGACCGACCACTTCAAAATCCACAAGAAAGACCATCATTCCCGCCAGGGTCTCCTCAAGCTTGTCAGCCAAAGGCGCAAGCTTCTGGAATACCTCAAGAGAGAGAGTTCCGAGGCTTATACGAAAATCCTGGACAGGCTTGACCTGAGGAAATAAGTCTCTTCACCTTTTCGGAGAGTGTTCCGGAACCCGGTGAAGGTAGGCGGTTTGTTGTATACGTTTAATAAAAATAAAAGAGAAAGAGAAAATGAGTAAAAGATTAGAGACAAAATTAGGCAGGGAGAATTTAATTTTTGAGACAGGCAGGATGGCCAAACAGGCGAACGGCGCCGTGATGGTGCAATACGGAGGGACCGTCGTCCTGGTAACCGCCGTAATATCGAAACAGCCGAGGGAGGGCGCCGACATAGATTTTGTCCCCCTTACCGTCGAAT carries:
- the rpsO gene encoding 30S ribosomal protein S15, with protein sequence MTITTEAKKSLINSFKKNDKDTGSAPVQIAILTERINMLTDHFKIHKKDHHSRQGLLKLVSQRRKLLEYLKRESSEAYTKILDRLDLRK